A genomic region of Raphanus sativus cultivar WK10039 chromosome 6, ASM80110v3, whole genome shotgun sequence contains the following coding sequences:
- the LOC130495710 gene encoding uncharacterized protein LOC130495710: MAKTRGGGQVGSHRSRRNQGLDVVDPTLTVKKRTTKKVAAPTKALVLTPTRRSSRIKKVAAQDDEVEDELEDVTPEYIPRDDELEDVTPEYIPRDDEVEDVTPEDVTPVADQAEKARSEDDKEEGEACLKGQEQKEDDGEPANMVEDEVLNEEGNEEVRNAQDDEIPSNEGVELPGEEVKEKNRRGPTKMRRVAGNPNEKVAVTFTDFGEHVGPGSVTLSSFLGPLVREHVPVTLSDWRRLDAVTKATMWEEIQGRFNLQEEWHKAVIFKQLGSLWRAGKSRLVSQVRAAKTAAERLKLKPRNVPSIQVWNTWVRSKTTSSFTEISNRYRELRKNQIPHTTSRKGMIRLAYDMNN, translated from the exons ATGGCAAAAACAAGAGGAGGAGGACAAGTTGGTTCTCATCGGAGTAGACGTAATCAAGGCTTGGATGTAGTAGATCCAACACTAACAGTGAAGAAAAGAACAACAAAGAAAGTGGCTGCCCCAACAAAGGCTTTAGTTCTAACGCCAACGAGAAGAAGTAGTAGAATCAAGAAAGTGGCTGCTCAAGATGACGAGGTAGAAGATGAGCTAGAAGATGTTACACCAGAATATATTCCGCGAGATGATGAGCTAGAAGATGTTACACCAGAATATATTCCGCGAGATGATGAGGTAGAAGATGTAACACCGGAAGATGTAACACCAGTGGCTGATCAAGCTGAGAAGGCAAGGTCTGAAGATgataaagaagaaggagaagcttGTTTGAAAGGACAGGAACAGAAAGAGGATGATGGAGAACCTGCTAATATGGTAGAAGATGAAGTTCTCAATGAGGAAGGGAACGAAGAAGTCAGAAATGCTCAAGATGATGAGATTCCTAGTAACGAAGGAGTTGAGCTACCAGGGGAagaagtgaaagaaaaaaatagaagaggACCAACAAAGATGCGTAGAGTGGCTGGAAATCCTAATGAAAAGGTTGCGGTCACATTCACTGACTTTGGTGAGCATGTTGGACCTGGTTCAGTAACACTATCATCTTTTCTTGGTCCTCTTGTGAGGGAACATGTTCCGGTAACACTTTCTGATTGGAGAAGACTTGATGCAGTGACTAAAGCAACAATGTGGGAAGAAATTCAG GGGAGGTTTAACTTGCAAGAAGAGTGGCATAAAGCTGTTATTTTCAAGCAGTTGGGAAGCTTGTGGAGGGCTGGGAAGTCAAGGCTAGTGTCACAAGTACGGGCAGCGAAGACTGCTGCTGagagattaaaattaaaacccaGGAACGTCCCATCTATACAAGTGTGGAACACTTGGGTTAGGAGCAAGACTACCTCAAGTTTCACG GAAATAAGTAATAGGTACCGAGAGCTTAGAAAAAATCAGATTCCTCATACCACCAGCCGCAAAGGAATGATTCGTTTAGCTTATGATATG AATAATTAA
- the LOC130495711 gene encoding uncharacterized protein LOC130495711 — protein sequence MVRELAGKKKTNGETETSETSAGFKEGVRVQILDWFESEDVVVGEGEFCSDEPMYKIGRVPIGPNAVAVIVKSALISEAFLWRPTTDVLSLGDAVGCKVAWPINKVVLDRNPVASQDVLMSLMQHRKAKLEMQNL from the exons ATGGTCCGAGAGTTAGCTGGAAAGAAG AAAACTAATGGTGAGACTGAAACATCtgagacaagtgctggattcaaAGAAGGAGTCAGAGTACAAATACTGGATTGGTTTGAGTCAGAAGATGTAGTTGTTGGTGAAGGAGAATTTTGCTCTGATGAACCGATGTACAAAATTGGTCGTGTGCCTATTGGTCCTAATGCAGTGGCTGTTATTGTTAAGTCTGCATTAATCTCTGAAGCTTTTCTCTGGAGGCCTACGACAGATGTATTATCTCTTGGGGACGCAGTGGGATGCAAAGTAGCTTGGCCAATAAATAAAGTGGTTTTGGACAGGAATCCAGTAGCGTCTCAAGATGTATTGATG TCTCTCATGCAACACAGGAAGGCGAAACTCGAGATGCAAAATCTATGA